The following are encoded together in the Anabrus simplex isolate iqAnaSimp1 chromosome 5, ASM4041472v1, whole genome shotgun sequence genome:
- the LOC136874305 gene encoding cuticle protein 1, with the protein MYAKLFVIAAIVLVAVAQDRYPAGLNPALCPNYPNCDNSIIATFGPQASPIPLARSYPADVPAAACPNYPYCNVNLVPAGYVAREYPAGVPAAACPNYPYC; encoded by the exons ATGTACGCCAAACTG TTTGTGATCGCCGCTATCGTCCTGGTTGCTGTTGCTCAGGATCGCTACCCAGCAGGGCTGAACCCCGCACTGTGCCCCAACTACCCCAACTGTGATAACAGCATTATCGCAACCTTTGGACCCCAGGCTTCACCCATCCCATTGGCTCGAAGCTACCCTGCTGATGTGCCTGCTGCCGCTTGCCCCAACTACCCCTACTGTAACGTGAACCTCGTTCCTGCTGGCTACGTCGCTCGTGAATACCCTGCTGGAGTACCTGCTGCAGCTTGCCCCAACTACCCCTACTGCTAA